The following DNA comes from Malania oleifera isolate guangnan ecotype guangnan chromosome 12, ASM2987363v1, whole genome shotgun sequence.
CAAGGCAACCACACTAAGGTGCAGCAAGAATTGTATGATGGATGATCTGGCTAAGAAATGACCAGCAACGGGTATCAGAGGGCCCACACACCAACCAGCTACCAGTCCAACAACTGTTGCCACAATTATATCGGGAATGAAATACCCTGCAAGCAAATGTTTTATAGTTATAAGGTTAAGTTATCTTCTAGAGGTCCGAATATCACAGTGATTTCGACTGCTTTACAGGCTTACAGCTTGTTTTTATGTTTGCAAATAATAAATGTTTTCTAAAAAGTTggaataaatattaaaaaaagaaaaaaaaaaaaaaagccaaatcAGACCACTTGGAACTTGCAACAGGACCAGAACAGTCCAGATAGGGGATCTACAGAATGGAAACTCACAGCCAGACCAGATCGCTGCCCATCATGATCTAGTTTGGCCCCAGAAGAGATCAAAACTATGAAGTTGTTGGCACTGATATATGCAGGTAGCTTTCAAACcctttattattcttattatttttttttctaacagAAGATAAAGAAACTGAATCTGGAGATCAAATGACAGACAAGGACCGATTCCAACAAAAACTAGCGTCCAAAAAGAGCCTCTCCAGCATCAATTaagcaattgaaaattatgcaattttattatattatactatattGGTTCAGAAACACTAACCATAGGGAGGTGGGAGAGAACCCATCATGCCCATCTTCTCAATTAAGAACTGAACAAGAAAGCCTCCGAAGTAGACAGAATATGTAAGGCAGGGTGTTAAAGGGACCACATAACACAATGTTGACCTGAAAGAAAGATAACAATGTTCAAAGCAGTTATAACACATTGAAGCCTAAGGGTGTTCTCAATCAAGAAAAAAAGAGCATTTACTTTCTTAAGCAATAATGGCTTCTTATGATTTAAATGTCTGGATATCCTAATGAACAATGGCTTCTTATGATTCAAATTTCcaagaatattttatttttctaaaacaaTCTCTGAGAAAGagaaggggagcttaggcacaacggtaaggttgttgccatgtgacttggaggtcacgggttcgaggtgtggaaacagcctcttgcaaaaatgcaaggtaaggctgcatactatagacccattgtggtctgccccttccccagACCCTGCATACGCAGGAGcattgtgcaccgggctgccctgcCCTTTTAATCTCTGAGAAAGAGCGATTATCCTTCACATGAACTTGCTTTAGCCATTCTGCCCCGGTAAAAcccaaaatttgaaaaaacaTGCTCTGTGTATTTCATCAAAATTAGACACAATCCAAAGCAATGTCAATTGCCAACATGGTTCAGCTTCAGCATTTGCAAAAAGGAACACTAAATGATATTTAAATCCACACAATGAACGAATATCTATATTCCGCAATATAATTCCGTTTACTAAAAAAAATCTAAGAATATGAAGTCACAGGAAATAATCAAATAAAACTTATTGACATTCAAAAGAAGCACAATAGACATTAAACTGGAAAAACATTACAAATCATACCAGAGCGATAGGTGACCAGAACCCTTTGTCGATAGGCAGAATAAAAGCCATGCAGATAGCATAGAAGCTGACAAGAAAAAAGCCAAGAAACCTCCACTCAACCCAGCTACAAGATAAGCCTGATTTCACTAAAGTTGTTTCAGATGTTTCTACTTGAAgtatggaaattaaataaagGTATAGATCTCAAGTTTCATTTAGCAAGATACTCACTTCAATAATTCTCTGGGCAATAATGGCATTTAAATGTGAATAACAGGATTCAAATTATAAGCACAGCATGTTGTGATAAACCACATACCAGAGTTAAGAAAGCATAAAAACCAAAAGCTCCCCAAAACCTGGCTTCATCTGCTAGCACCTACAAGAACGGACTGTGTCATTTTATCCCATAAATAAACAGCTTCATATATATCTTTTATATGTTCACCTTTCCAGGTAAAAAGTCAAAAGGCAGAGTCAGAATAATGTTATTGTTTCATTATCCCCGAGAATAACCCCATTTTGAGTTTATTTGGGGTACTTTGCTCTATGGCCAGTATTAAACAGCCTAggtggaaaggaaaaatgaaaagcTGGAGCAGATGCAGTGCTGCCTTTTAATAATCCTGCAACTTCTAAGTCTGAAGTTTATCCTCCAAATTTAAAGGTGAATTACTTAATAATCCTACAGCCTAGTGTTTTTAGTGTGAGACATTCATGTTGGAGGCCTCCAGTTCAAGCCTCGGGATGTTGAGGGATATGGGATAATGGATGGGTTTACCCTGTTTAGCTGAGGCCTAGTGGGCCTTTCAATGGACCAAAGAATTACTTTAAAAATGCTATCATTCATTCATAATTTCATATTAGATTATATACAGTTCAAGCCTAGAGGTGGTGAGGGATATGGGATGGTGGATGGGCTATAACTGTTTAGACCAGGCCGAGGCCTTCCAATGGACCAAAGAATTACTTAACTATTGCTCGTtcataatttaattttagattATATACAGTTATTTCCGAAAGATCATGAACATGATCTATGAGGTAAAACATTGAGTAATACAATACTCAAGTCAGTCAGCCACAATTCTTGGGTAAAATACTGCACCTCCTTTGATTCTTTAAGAGCAGAAACATCTTGAGAAAGGGGGTAACGTCTCCAAACAATTCTAGGAATCAGCAAACCAACAAGGGAGCAGGGTATGAACATCAAGAAAGCCAAGTATGGATGAGCAAACCTGCATTTAGACAAAACTGTTACTGACAACCATGCCAATAGTTGTATCATCCATATATCATTCGATCAAAGTTGTGACCACCAATTCAAGTTAAAACTGCTTAGGGATTGGGATTGAttcataatggtttagcaatgtTTAGAAATGCAAAATTTCAGAATTTGAAAGACTTGAAATATAAATCATGAGATATGCAGAAAATTCACAATACATAGCACAACACAAATCCTCCTCCCctcccccacccaaaaaaaaaaaaactaaaaaaaaaaaaaaaggataatgAATCAATGATAGTACAGTGATTTGGAAGGTACTAATTTGATTGAATGTCTACAGGAGGTGTAAAATggaaaagggaaagagaaaaaGTTCATAGGAAGCAAAAGTGAGTACTGAAACTGATCCCGAACACacaaaaaaaaactaaatcaATCCTCTTCTGCCATTCTGCACTATCTAGGGCAATATCTTATTCTAGGTCTACCCTTCCCCCTCCTACTACTTCTAACAACAACTAAATCACCGATACTCACTAGTGCATTATTTGGGTCTCAGATGTTATTTTTATTCCTACTTATTAACTTATTTCTGAATTTCACAAGGCAATGCCGCCTGAGATGCCACTTTAATTTAGTGATCACAAGTTTTTCCAATCAGAAATGATCCCCCACATTCCACAGTTCAAACTAGAGGGGCAAGAAAAATCATTATTCCATGCTCATATTTTGCATCACAGACAAACGACAGCTCTTCATTAATGACAAAGAGATTATACACTGAATGGATGTATATTGCTATTGATTATGACAGGCACAACACTCTTCATGGTGAGATAAGGATCTACAATGGCTACACAAGTAGTTTCTACAAAtaattccaaaaagaaaaaagccTACCAATTCATCGCCTGACTAGAGAAAAGCAATCTTAAGACGGCAAAAATGATGGGAATTATAGTTCCCAGAACAACACCAATGGCATGGAGTAGCACTCCTGCaaaattagcaaaaaaaaaaaaaaaaagtattacaCAATATCATCACAAAGTTCAAAGACTTATAATACAACGTTAACTAAGTGAGAGTTGTCAACAAAAATAACATTGAACAAAAACAGACTTCCAACTTTAATAAAGTTGTACTCAAAGCTAGTAATAACCCTATTTACCTTTCATGAAGTCACATAAGGTTGCAAAACAAGAAGACAAGCCAAACTTTGGCAAACGCAAAAGCAATGGCACAAGAAAGAAGATAGCAACAGGAATACTATGAAGTACCAAGGCTGCCCTTCCTGGATAAAATATCTGAAAGATAAACAAGAACATAAAACATAAGTATTATTATCCAGTTAATATCACACTTAGCTAATAATGAATTTATcacaattattttttatataaaaatttatcaCAATTATAATACAGAAAATAtcacaaataaaaatttaatacaacTGAAAATATAAATGCAAGCTATAGTGTACCATGAACCATGACAAATAATCAAAAAACACAGCCCGATCGTCCTTGGAACCATTGGCAGCACCTGGGTGAGATTCTAGTTCATTTGTCTTCCGCAGCTTAGATGAATTGGCAAATGCCTTCATTACATTGAACAAATTGTCCCCACGTGCTTGGATGCTCCCAGGTCTATATTATTGAGAATTGCAAGTATTAAGGAAAGTACCCAAAGTCATGTGATACTAAAATTCCAATTAAGGGAATCTTGCCAAAATAGCAGTTGTAAACTAGTAACACATACATTATATTCTCTATGGTATCATAAGAAGTGTGATAAAAGTAACCACCAAGCATAAAGATAATATCCAGCCCAGGAATTTTGCCATAATCTTCAGCAAATATTCTGTAATCTGTATCCCCAGGAATAACAGGGAAAACATCCTGCACATGGAACACACATTCACAACCTCAACAACAATACTGGATAAGAAGAAAAGTGCCCAAaggcaaaaaaaataataaaaaaataaaaaataaaaaatgaaaagataaaaaaatttagGTAAATATATTTAAAGTGGCAGTGCAGAAGCAACTGCACTACCAACCTCATTATAAAAATGTACACTGATTGATATTTCATAATTTTAGTATATAAAGTTATCATTCTTCATTAAAATGCAAAATCTCTAAAAAAATCTTGTCGCTAAAACAATAGAACAGAGCCAGTGGGATTGACACAAAATAATggaattacttttttttttagacAGATTTATAGCAAAAATAGAAGTCCTAAAACCCTGCCTCTTGCTAGTTAGTTATTATCCACAGAATTTCTACAGCATTTTTGAAGGTCTTTATTCTCCATGGCTCTTAATAGATTGTGCAAAATATTGCTGTCAAATTACATTGGTAATTAAACTGCTTAAGCAAACAGGCTAACTGAAAcagtaaaattgttttaaataaaaaaattacatacGTAACTCCAGAAACATAAAGTTCAACCTCCCTTGAATGAGTAAAGCAAGTTCCAATAAGCTGAAGATTTAAAATTTCAAACATTCACCTCTAAAGTGTTAAACTTGTGTCAACGAATACAAACAAAGTAATGGCAGAAGTAGAGCAGTAACCTGAGCTGCACTATGTGCCATCGGATGTATTGCTGATTCAGCATAGACAAGGGAAGGCCAAGCTCCAGGTCCAGATTGGCAGACTAAATCTGTTAATTAACAATATAAAAGTCAAAAAAGGTGTAtagtcaaaataaaataaaataaaataaaaaagacaaTTGTACTCTATGAACTATGTAAATCATGTATAAGGGTTGGCAAACCCTTGCTTCGCTTCTAATTGATCTCCTCATTTCTTTATTGATCAAAAGGAAAAACGATGTATAATATGGTCCATATGTACATTAATTGGTACAATACTTCTCTTCTACACACATCTTGGCAACACACGACCACAAAATGacaccaacaacaacaacaatatgttcttaatataacaataaaagtttaaaaaaatcACGTTGGCAGATTGAGGAAATTAATTCATGGAAAATATGGCAATTGACACTGAATAAACATTGGACCATCTGAACACCGGAATTTTGGGTGTAAGCTTAGCAATAGGCATGCAGGTCCTCCAGGAACGAGAACAGAAGAGTGCTGATTTATTTGGAGGTGTCAAGTGTAAACATTGAAAGGTCACAAGCCCCAAGCAGAATTGAAAAGGACAGCCATGAGGAGTGACAGTTACAGTTCAGTTGAGCTCGTAGGTCAACTCAGGTCCCATGACAATATTTAAATTCACAATCCCAGAGGAACTAAAACATTAGCATAGGATAAAACCTTACCAGGGCCTCCTGTCCCAGATGCTTCAACATTTATAAAAGCTCCAATTGTATTACGCCATTTATGTGTCTTCATAAATCCATGCGAACCCTAAAACGTTGCAAGCAAAAATGACCTACTATATGCTCAAAACGCAATTTCGTAGTTCCAATATAATGTTTAGGCTACTAATAGACTTTACTGAATTCTAATACAGCACAAGTAAAGCTGGTACATTTCAACAGAAACTTTCAAGTGACAAGAGATCAAATAGGTAGGAAAAGGGTATAAATAATAGAGCATAGAGAAGGTACAGATCTTCATTTTGTATGTTGTTTAGATTGGCTCTAAAACAAACCTTTAGGAAATTCAACAAAATGttgagaaaattttcaaattccacACAAACTCTTCAAACAATAAAGAAagacatatttaaatttaaaaacatgGCTACTAAATGATTCATCAAGTATTCTGACCTCACAAGTGCACAgatgagaaaatattttaaaaagcaTGTAAGAGAATATCTTCAAAACCAAATATaagtaaaattaataaaaattaaagtcACCTGACCACCTGATGAGGTCTAACTTATGCCCCTAGGCACAAGCAATCATGACCTTGCAAAAGCAAGATGTTGTTATTAATGGGATCTTGGCCTTATTTTAAGGATGTGCACTCTTCAAAGGTACGGCACAAGCATTTTGGGTATTCTCAAATAAATTCAATCCTTCCCtttttattcattcatttatcaTATTCATTAAAAAATTCACAGACCTCTCTCAATGTAACTTGGGTTGATGAATGGTGATGCAAGAGAACACTGATGATGAATGCATAATATTGAAATCTTGAGGATTTTAACCATTGTTTCCAAAGATGAGAATGCGAATCTTTTAAGGATGATGTTTCCATGACTGATAGTTCAAACTAAGATGAGATAAAAACAAATGACAAATTTCCTTTATCCACACTCCAATCCTTTAACAATTGAGCCAGGCCGCAGGACAAGTGATGAAGCATTTAACAACAAAATAAGTGCTGCTATTAAAATATCAAAAGTGTAAAATCGTCAGAATAAGATGATAAAATAGTTGTCCAGTAGCCCACTCATCCTCTTGCACTGATTTGCTTATACAACTAGGCAAAATCTAATGGAAACCAGCAAGACCATTAATTACATCTTCAATGCCTCATGACATCACGAGCCCTGCTTTGATTCACGACAAAACTTAGTATGCCAAACACAGTTTTACAATACAAAACAAAGTTATAGATGTATATAAGGAAACTTTGGACAACGAAACAGAAAATGTAAAAGGGAAAATAGCAACACTAGCAGTCGACACTGCAGCAGCAACAACCACAATAAGAACAAAGTAACAATTATTTCTTACCAACATAAAAAGTTCTTCAGCACCATTGAAAAGGAAAATAATAGGTCTGGGTGGAACCCATTTGGAATCAACTATAAGTCGGGCCATTTCCAGCATTGATGCTACAAAAATAAAGCACAAAGAGAAAATTGTACAGCCAATGTTGCACAAAGAGAAAATTGTACAACCAATGTATATATAACCAACATAAGTATCTTGAATGCACTAAAGCTTATCAATGAACCCACCAACACATGAGCCACAATCACCAGCACCTGGAGAACCAAGGGGACTATCAAAATGGCCATTCAGCAAAACTGATGGCTCATTGTCTTGTGAATATATTGATGATATCCTGTCATTCAATAATAAATAGCTCACGAAGACATAGGCAAAATAAGCTCTCGATAGTAATGCTTCATCTCACATACAAACAATCTCAAAATGCCTCCTAAAATACAACGCatgctaaattaattaaaaatatgagaaATTGTTAAacccccacctagtgggactcaaggcttggttttgttgttttgttgttggACATATGTGACAAATTGTCAATCATTATCATTAAAATATGGATAAAAAAGTACTTTCCCCTTCCTATTAGCTACTGAAAAGGACATCAAAATCAGGCTTACCTAATGACaatatttttgactttttggggcaaaaaaaaaactataaaaaaattcataaagtttGTCAAGAGGAAAAATGAAATATGTCTATCTGAAATTTAACCAACTTACTCATGACAAATTAGAAAGAAACTTGTAAAGTAGAAGCTTAAGCCATACTTGAAACTACAGATGAAagaatgctctctctctctctctctctctctttctctctcttaaattACAGGCTTAAGCCAGACTTGAAACTACAGATGAAAGAATGttatcactctctctcttcactaTGAACTTTCAGATTAACCACACAATGCACCAACAAGATGCAACTGAGCcccttttttttatataaaaatatagtGCTAGAACATACTTTACAAGTTCACATACATTATTTTAAGTGCATAATTACTCATAAATTAAAAACAATTTATGAAGCAGGGGCATGAACACAGGGACGTAGGGCATAGAGAATCCTAAAAAAGCAGAAGACAACAATGGTAATAAAGCTGTAACCCTATAGGTGACAAAGATTAAGTTTTGTCATTTATATAACATTATCAAAGGAACAACGAGAGAGTCTTCGGGAAGTGCCCATGCTACCTATCTAGAAAACAATGCAGTGGGAAGTACCTCATCATGACATTTATATGATCCCTGTATCCAAGAGATATGCTATGACCTAAAAACATCATGTTGAATGAGCCATTCACAAGGCTTTTCTCAACCTCAATTCTGCAAGATAGCCAATTACAGGAAAGTGGTGTcaaatgaatttatgaaaaaAGAAGGAAGTAGGCGAGAGCTCATCATAACATCTATTAAATTTCTTAAATTGAATGAAAATTCAGAACTCCAATTGAATTTTTAATAATCTACCATTCTCAAAAATACTAGTACTAACCTTATACTGGGCCCAGCTCGTTCCTTTAACAATTCCAGCTGCATTTTAATATATTGAGCAGCTTTTGTTAGACCAGGATGCCCTTCCTGCCAAAAATCATACGAGTAAGAACTTTCACAACAGAGAAGTGTGAATTTCCCACCATATGCTGATTAAGCTTATCATTTATTTGGTTGCCGAGAAAATTAATAAAACCTAACTAGACATTTGGCTCTGAGAATCACATAATTAGAATCTTATTCCTTCCTAAGTCAACTTCAACGACCAAAGAAATAGATGAGAATATTTTGCAAGCATGATGGATTTTCGAGGGATCCCAAATGCCTGGCTTAAAGGATTCCTGAGATGAACCAAACGTGTGCACCAAGGATTCTCAACCCACATTCATAAAATCCTCAGAGAATAGTTGAACCAAATGACTAGAAAGGGCTAATTGGAGTCATTTATACTTTCCATTTCCTTTTCGTATTTGTTGAAATATAATAAGGAAACAAATGGCTACAATGTGTTCATCTGCATGTCGGTTTTCAATTGTAGGCTTTCAACTATTGTGACGACAAAACCTGTTGCTACTATAACATCGAAAAGTTCACTTTTTATGGATTGAGTCAATAATTTAGAAGGTGCAATTGAGGCTTGCCTCAAGACAACAGGCCTGAGATGGCCTGATGCATAGTCTAAATACCTATTTCTTAAAACACTAGAACATAATAAAGGCTTATGCATCTGCACACAAGGTGCACCTTTTGAGCTTTTTTATTTCAGGCTTACACATTTTGAGCTTGTGCGCTTTTTAATTATAAGTTGAACCTAaaactttccaaaaaaaaatcataagtTGCATCTTGTGTCATGAAcacaatttgaactttgtaatgtgtGCTAATCTGTCAATGATTTTATTAGAATGACAAGAAAGtagtttaaaaatcatatttgaattttttttcaaatttttatttgcaaatttccagttttttttatttttcaataaatatgtaatttatttatttatttataaaaagaaAATCCGCAAAGGGATTATGTCTTAGTGCACAATGAGGCTTATGCTTCTCCTTATAAGGGTTAAAACACCCTGCATTGAGctttcaccttttaaaacatcgAAATAAATCATTATGTacacaaaaaattaaataaatttctatgtgaatatatattacattatcatattatataatttaaaacaaCTCCAACTTTTCTAAATAATTTTGCAAAAAATCATTAAAactatttcttcattttctaatctttatatatgaaatttttaatttatttttattttttcattatagTTTCTAATAATTTGTATTCTTCTGAATTTATAGTTGTATCATAATTTcacctaatttttatttttctcaattttataatttttaaaatttttaaattatattttaattgattAAGACTTCAAAATTATTCTTAGATACGGTATTTATTAAGTTGATATAGTTGTGCTGGTAAATTGTTAAGGAGTTGAGATTTAAATGTAGGTCGACAAATGTTGTTGACCAAAATAAACATGCATTCAGTTAGGTTTTTTTAGTttttagattttattttctatttctgatttttacTTCTTATTTaggatttccaaaaaaaaatttatgcccCTGGTAAAAAATTTTCCTTGtttgggaaaaaaaagaaaaaaataaaactcGATTAAGCTAACTTAAATGGAGTAATTTTATATACATCCCCACGCACTAAATGACAAAaattaagagaaagaaaaggaaaaaaaaatcctGAAAAACTTATGACAGGTTCCTCAGGCATTTCCTTTTTTTCTCCTACGTTTTCTCAGCTACCAAACAGGACATTTTAGGAATCAACATCTTAcaaaaaatgaaaagtaaaagaaaaacaaaaggaacTAACGAGTGTATTTGCTCACTTGACGGCCGCCGATCTCTTGAGACAGAACGCGAACGTGTTCGAGGGCTCGGGCCTCGGAGAAGCGGTCGAGGGGCGCGCGGAGACCGAGGGGTTCGACATGCTTCAGGTGGAGCACGGAATACGCCAGAATCGACATGAGGCCATACATCACcgccaagaaaaagaaaaacttgaaGGCGGCGACGTCTCCGAACGCCATTTCCCGGCGAATCGATTGTGATTCCGCAAACTTCAATCTGACCTATCGGATTGAAATGAAACACGCATCAGAGATCGATTGCGGGTGAAACGCTTACAAgtagtataattttttttagggGAAAACGAAAAAAGTAGTGCGAGGGGAAGGTGCGATGCGGACGGAACGGGACTGGACTCTTACCTACGTAAGAATCTCCTGCGTGCTGCTGTATATGAAATCCATGTGACGAGACGTGAACGTGATGGCCATTTCTCTCGCCGGCTTTGACCCtttttatttcttccttatttcCTAGCCGGGCACCccaacttcttctttttttttttcttaattaaaaaattaccaTATTTGCatcataattattattatatatttttatctattatgggaaaaacttaaaattaaaatatatacatatatatatatatataaagttttgcatatttaaaaatagtaatagaataaaattaaaaatatcattattttattttattttgttattatattttaaactcttatttGATTCAGTAGTTGAAGAACAGGCCTGCAGCATATagtgaagatatatatatatttatgacttctatcatttttttcacaaatttttatgagtattttattcttattttaaaTACACGTGgcagttttattttatttgtttcattttaaaaattgtgTACAATCTTAAAagcaaaattcaaatattaaagtaCTATGACATTATATtagtaaaataatttaaaatatatacttatttttaaaagatattgaaaatagatattaaaaaataaaaaatgacataaaaatatttatattaattataagttcacattagatatggGTTATGAAATGAAAAGTGATCAATTCCATTTCATAATCTTTTTCACTTGTCTCGAGATTTGAGATTAATATGTCTGGACATATCAGTTTTGAACTTTAAttgtcatatttttttaaaaaagtattaattaaataaataattttaaaattataaattttataaaataagatttttatacaatgaataaataagtatttatataaataatcatatattaaaactaaGGCATGAatccaaccaaaataaaataatatttaagaataaagtgtatatacatatatatataccatttTTGGGGGTGGTCcaatttttttaccatttttgGGGGTGGTCCAatttttttaagtaaaagaaaAGGCACTAAATTTGTTAGCTTGTTCATTTAGGTCAAGCCGCCCATTGGGCATTTGAAAAATGTGCAGGAGTGTGAACCattcattttaaaatataaattaagccAAACTAATCTCAAATGTGCAGTTTGAATATTATACACTTATTTTTTATAGGGAGAGTATTTAAAGTTCTATACCACTCTATTCTACAAACAAAACATTTCATTAGGAATGAATTATCAAATAACTTTTATTACTTTAAAACAGTATTTAATATAACATATTCTTGAGTCATTTTTATGATTTAACTAATAAATGTTTATACTATGAAGATGACGGCATGCGTTT
Coding sequences within:
- the LOC131144739 gene encoding uncharacterized protein LOC131144739 isoform X1, whose product is MAFGDVAAFKFFFFLAVMYGLMSILAYSVLHLKHVEPLGLRAPLDRFSEARALEHVRVLSQEIGGRQEGHPGLTKAAQYIKMQLELLKERAGPSIRIEVEKSLVNGSFNMMFLGHSISLGYRDHINVMMRISSIYSQDNEPSVLLNGHFDSPLGSPGAGDCGSCVASMLEMARLIVDSKWVPPRPIIFLFNGAEELFMLGSHGFMKTHKWRNTIGAFINVEASGTGGPDLVCQSGPGAWPSLVYAESAIHPMAHSAAQDVFPVIPGDTDYRIFAEDYGKIPGLDIIFMLGGYFYHTSYDTIENIIPGSIQARGDNLFNVMKAFANSSKLRKTNELESHPGAANGSKDDRAVFFDYLSWFMIFYPGRAALVLHSIPVAIFFLVPLLLRLPKFGLSSCFATLCDFMKGVLLHAIGVVLGTIIPIIFAVLRLLFSSQAMNWFAHPYLAFLMFIPCSLVGLLIPRIVWRRYPLSQDVSALKESKEVLADEARFWGAFGFYAFLTLAYLVAGLSGGFLAFFLSASMLSAWLLFCLSTKGSGHLSLWSTLCYVVPLTPCLTYSVYFGGFLVQFLIEKMGMMGSLPPPYGYFIPDIIVATVVGLVAGWCVGPLIPVAGHFLARSSIIQFLLHLSVVALALSSQFFPYSMDAPKRVVFQHTFFTADANRIVDSSYDFAVLDSNSFLFLFKNAPEVAKELPIGSELSFETFSETHRDKWLALFPVSFLISRSLKFPARSDDIMKQYNHFPHLSTYKPQSMSDEGSRRIHLELNLGSLEKVWVAVLNITGPLSSWSFAENVLPAPERVDGGPLSYICRLSGSSHKNWTFWLEAASSEALRVEVAVLDQYLVGPAEKLKSLFPKWADVTAYTSFMSTYIL
- the LOC131144739 gene encoding uncharacterized protein LOC131144739 isoform X2, whose translation is MQLELLKERAGPSIRIEVEKSLVNGSFNMMFLGHSISLGYRDHINVMMRISSIYSQDNEPSVLLNGHFDSPLGSPGAGDCGSCVASMLEMARLIVDSKWVPPRPIIFLFNGAEELFMLGSHGFMKTHKWRNTIGAFINVEASGTGGPDLVCQSGPGAWPSLVYAESAIHPMAHSAAQDVFPVIPGDTDYRIFAEDYGKIPGLDIIFMLGGYFYHTSYDTIENIIPGSIQARGDNLFNVMKAFANSSKLRKTNELESHPGAANGSKDDRAVFFDYLSWFMIFYPGRAALVLHSIPVAIFFLVPLLLRLPKFGLSSCFATLCDFMKGVLLHAIGVVLGTIIPIIFAVLRLLFSSQAMNWFAHPYLAFLMFIPCSLVGLLIPRIVWRRYPLSQDVSALKESKEVLADEARFWGAFGFYAFLTLAYLVAGLSGGFLAFFLSASMLSAWLLFCLSTKGSGHLSLWSTLCYVVPLTPCLTYSVYFGGFLVQFLIEKMGMMGSLPPPYGYFIPDIIVATVVGLVAGWCVGPLIPVAGHFLARSSIIQFLLHLSVVALALSSQFFPYSMDAPKRVVFQHTFFTADANRIVDSSYDFAVLDSNSFLFLFKNAPEVAKELPIGSELSFETFSETHRDKWLALFPVSFLISRSLKFPARSDDIMKQYNHFPHLSTYKPQSMSDEGSRRIHLELNLGSLEKVWVAVLNITGPLSSWSFAENVLPAPERVDGGPLSYICRLSGSSHKNWTFWLEAASSEALRVEVAVLDQYLVGPAEKLKSLFPKWADVTAYTSFMSTYIL